A stretch of Parvimonas micra DNA encodes these proteins:
- a CDS encoding YdcF family protein, whose protein sequence is MKKLFKFFLFLCLCLVVLIQSLIYHSKKNEIDTYENYVLVLGAEANNGKLSKTLINRLDTTVEYLNKHKTAKAVLCGGKEKNNELSEAEFMQKYLVEKGINKERLIVETKSKNTFENVKFALEKLDKKPSEIMVISSDYHLFRAKLILYRFGILARTVPAKTPFGAVIASNVRETLAVVKTFLFDKPTAEDIKNLHQKNN, encoded by the coding sequence ATGAAAAAACTTTTTAAATTTTTTCTATTCTTATGCTTGTGTTTAGTCGTCTTAATTCAATCTTTAATCTATCATTCTAAAAAGAATGAAATAGATACTTATGAAAATTATGTCTTAGTGCTTGGAGCTGAGGCAAATAATGGAAAACTTTCAAAAACATTGATTAATAGACTAGATACTACTGTAGAATATTTAAATAAACATAAGACTGCAAAAGCTGTTTTATGTGGAGGAAAAGAAAAAAATAATGAACTTTCTGAAGCAGAATTTATGCAAAAATATTTAGTAGAAAAAGGAATTAATAAAGAAAGACTTATCGTTGAAACAAAAAGCAAGAATACTTTTGAAAATGTAAAATTTGCATTAGAAAAGCTAGATAAAAAGCCATCAGAAATAATGGTAATCTCTTCAGACTATCATTTATTTAGGGCAAAACTTATTCTTTATAGATTTGGAATTTTAGCAAGGACTGTTCCAGCAAAGACTCCATTTGGGGCAGTTATAGCTTCAAATGTTAGAGAGACTTTAGCAGTTGTAAAGACTTTTCTATTTGATAAACCTACAGCAGAAGATATAAAAAATTTACATCAAAAGAATAATTAA
- a CDS encoding GAF domain-containing protein, whose translation MFNQIKYEGSLGEQYSYLIKDLYELCNSEENTIANLSNASALLNFFLEKINWVGFYLLDEKTNTLVLGPFQGLPACVRIQNGEGVCGTSASLKKTLNVENVHNFEGHIACDGKSNSEIVIPIFKNEKLFGVLDIDSPIFNRFSKEEQTYLEAFVKQLETHI comes from the coding sequence ATGTTTAATCAAATTAAATACGAAGGTAGCTTGGGAGAACAATACTCTTATTTAATAAAAGATTTGTATGAATTATGCAATAGCGAAGAAAATACAATAGCTAATTTATCAAACGCTTCTGCCCTATTAAATTTCTTTTTAGAAAAAATTAATTGGGTCGGATTTTATCTTTTAGATGAAAAGACAAACACTCTAGTTCTTGGACCTTTTCAGGGGCTTCCTGCCTGTGTTAGAATACAAAACGGAGAAGGGGTTTGTGGAACAAGTGCAAGTCTTAAAAAGACTTTGAATGTTGAAAATGTTCATAATTTTGAAGGACACATTGCCTGCGATGGAAAAAGTAATTCAGAGATTGTTATTCCTATTTTTAAAAACGAAAAACTTTTTGGAGTTTTGGATATAGACTCCCCTATTTTTAATAGATTTTCAAAGGAAGAACAAACTTATCTAGAGGCATTTGTCAAACAGCTAGAAACTCACATATAG
- a CDS encoding DUF6483 family protein, with the protein MLKNDYIMRKIEEWISMILEFVFKIDKSSSPEKLLKLEESKEILKNLKSKIDNGNINEAEDSLFKMLKYKTQDSLLIGLLFYSYLNEKDSKFLNEHDFERDEIKTGIKDLLKEFNMNNLSDLI; encoded by the coding sequence ATGTTAAAAAATGATTATATAATGAGAAAAATTGAAGAATGGATAAGTATGATTTTAGAATTTGTCTTTAAAATCGACAAAAGTTCTTCGCCTGAAAAACTATTAAAATTAGAAGAAAGCAAGGAAATTTTAAAAAATTTAAAATCAAAAATCGACAATGGAAATATAAATGAAGCTGAAGATTCTTTATTTAAAATGTTGAAATATAAAACTCAAGATAGTTTGTTAATAGGTCTCCTTTTTTACTCATATCTCAACGAAAAAGATTCTAAATTTTTAAATGAACATGATTTTGAAAGAGATGAGATAAAAACAGGAATAAAAGACTTATTAAAAGAATTTAATATGAATAATTTATCAGACTTGATTTAG